Below is a genomic region from Macaca thibetana thibetana isolate TM-01 chromosome 1, ASM2454274v1, whole genome shotgun sequence.
TTCCCCAGTCTTCAGAGAAGATATAGTCCTATTGACACCTGGATTTTGTCCATaaagcttccagaactgtgagaaaataaatttctgttgttttaagccacccagtttgtggtgttttgttatagcagtcctagGAAGCAAATACAGCATAGAATTGGAAAATAATATCaaattttgtcaaaaaaattGCATTAAGCTCTTGTAGCCTAGTGTAGTACTCTTTTTTCATAATGGAAATTTTTCTGTACAGGTAACTGGCATTGTTGGAATCACAGAACTCTTCACTGGACAGTGATGGAGAAACAGATGAATTATCCATAATCTAGTCCTCTGTTTTCAAGTATTCCTTATTAGTCATTTAAAGTTTCTCTTGATATGGTAATAGCTACCAGTTATTGAGTATTATGTTTTAGGATATTCTGAATCCTtagctttataaatatttttaatcttgtaAAGTGGTATTATCCGTTTTACACatcaagaaactgagactcagatcaagtaacttatccaagatcacacagtttgAAAAGCGACAGAGCTAGGATTCAGACTTAACTTCTGTTGACTCCAGAGCTTGTGTCCTTTTCTCTGTGCTAAACTGCCTCCTAGGGTATGGATTATTTTGTGAGATGTTGATGGATTTTCCTAATCATTCATTTTAAGAAGGTAGTCTAGATTATCAATTTTAGATTGATTCCTGTTCTGGTTAGAGGTACTTTCTGATCTCATTCTGGGTTTTAGGGCTATGCTATTGGGGACCCAAAATTCTATTCTGAGTTCCTTGCCATGAACTTAAAAATCACGTATTCCCTACCATGGtttgattttgtcttttcttGAATGTTTTAGGAAAACAGAACAATTTTGCAAGAATTTTGAAAATGGGATTGGAAAAGAACTGCACGAGCAGCTGGTTGCTCAGGACAAACAGAATAAACATACAAGCTACATTTCGGGTAGGTAGGCTGGGCTGTGGGTATGATTTCTCCCAGAGCCCTCCATAATGAAAAGTAAGGCATATTCTCTCCTGTTTGGGTCTCAGATATTTTTGGTGAGACCAGCAAATGAAGTAACATCTCATCCTCCCTTCCTGAGGTAAATGTTAAGGCTGAGTGTGTTCCTCCTCTACTGAGGTGTTGACTGCAGCCCATGCTCAAGAATGGGCTTCTCTGTAGGTGGGATTGAGGCCGGCCTTCTCTGTAGGTGGGATTGAGGCAGAACCTAATCAATGGTCCTGTCTGAAAAGGATGCAGGATTAAAGTCCTATGTCCTATATCATTCTGGGTCCTTCACTGTCAGGCAGAACTGTCCTCTCCAGCCTCTTCTCTCACCACCCACCCTGACACACTTCCTGCTGAACTCCTCATTGATCCCTGAACCCTTAGTCTTTTATTCTTCTGTGCCTTTAtccatgctgttccctctaccaTTTTTTTGCCTGGCAAATTCTTCTTTTAAGATCCAGGGAGGATGGTTTTCTGTGAAACCTCAGTCCTTTTTCCACTCCATTCAGAGTTGGTTGCTTCCACCTCTGTTCCTACAGCACTTCTTTTAGTTTATACATTTACTAAGGTTATACATGCACATAGTTTAAAGAATCAGACAGTTCTATAAGGCTTGTTAGGAAAAAGAGCAACTTCCTTATCATTACCTTATTTCCCACTTCTCACTTTCAGCTCCTAAATCTTTTGTTATATACCTCGTATCTCTAAATTAGATACTTAAATTAGTGCATCTTGATTTTTTCGCTTTAGTCATTAGCTATTGACATCTCATTGTAGAAGATTAGAATTCAGCAGTATTTTACATCCCACCACATATGTGGGATGTGTATACACGTACTTCCTGTCCCCTCATTCACAGCATAGGGATTTGTAATTTTGGATAACTCAGTATCTAGTGTTTATGCTATTAGGATCATATAAACATTATTGTCAGCTGACTCATATAGCATATTGggatggtttttcctttccagtacaaagtttttgttttctctgaagtTAATAATTATTCCATCCTTTCTTTTGTTTAGTTTCCTATGTGCTTACTAATTTACACCCAGACTCTTCACAAGCTATCTGAATCTCCTCTCAATACATGAAAGCAGATTGGACATTCTATCCATTTTGGTCTTCTTGACGAAACTTCTTCCAGAACTTGCGACATGCTGTAGTCTGGATTTGTGAACCTCTTGGCCTACTGTGAAGCTGCTCTCCTGTGCTCTTTCACCATCAGCCGGGACATCTATCATCACTTTCTCATGTTGGGACTCATGTTTCttgtctttcatattttcttatttcttggcttttcttttttttttttttttttttttaaatcaaagcacATATTCCCTTTACTATCTGGAAACAGAACAtgggaagcaaaaattttaaaatggcccTTATACTTCATTGATAATTTGGCCGGGTTTGAAATCATTTTTCCACAGAATTTTGGAGCCTTTGCTCCATTGTCTTTTAGCATCCAGTGTTGCTGTTGGTAAATCTAACGTTATTCTGAGACTTAAATCTTTTGActatttcttctctctgcctttggaagctttttagaattttctctttgtcccCAGTGTTTTGAAATTTCAGGTAATGTGTTTTAGTGTGAGTCTATTCTTATCCATTTTGTTGGGTCACTCTGTGAGTCCTTTGAATCTGAAATCTCATCCTTCAGGTCTgggatattttcttgttttatttctttggatttcttcctctccattttttttctctgtttttttctttgtggaacTGTTATCATTCAGGTGTAGAATTCCCGGGTCTCATCctctaattttcttatcttttctctcaCAGTTTTCATCTCTTACTCTTTTTGTTCCATTGTCTTGGGGGACTTTACTTAATTTTAATCTCTCAACCTGTCTGTTTTTAAAACtcctgttttcctattttttactttcacaagctcttttttcttcttatggtgttctttttaaaaatagttcatctctgagaatttttttaaagatctcatCTCTCTTCATAGTCTATTGCCTTCAAGTTGCTTTTCTCCTGTTTGCTTTGCCCTTTCTTCAGATGCTTCATAATCCTGTGTTGTCTTAGATATGAATGAGATATTAAAAAGCTCTTGGAAGCTATGTGGATGAGGGTGAGGCTTGTCAGTTACAGATTTGCTCTAAtatgattgatatggtttggctctatgtccccacccaaatctcatctttgaattgtaatacccatgtgttgagggagggacctggagggaggtgattggatcatgggggcggttttccccatgttgttctcatgatagtgagtggtTTCTCACTAGCTCTGTTAGTTAAAAAGTATTCGGCAGTTCCCCcacttgttctctttctctcctgctgccacataagatgtgccttgcttccccttcaccttgtgctgtgattgtaagtttcctgaggcctccccagccacaaggaactatgagtcaattagacctcttttctttataaattacccagtctcaggtagttctttatagcagtgtgaaaatggactaatatagaaaattggtaccaggaggggtgcattgctacaaagataccttaaaatgtggaagcaactttggaactggttaataggcagaggctggaacagtttggaggggtcAGAAGAATACAGGAAGATGTCAGACAGTTTGAAACTTCTTAGAGagttgttgaatggttttgaccaaaatgctgatagagatatggacaatgaagtccaggctgaggtggtctcagatggagatgagggacttattgggaactagagcaaaggtcacTCCTTACTATGCTTTAGCagagagactggtggcattttgtccctgtcctagagatctgcagaactttgaacttgagagagatgatttagggtgtcagaagaaatttctaagcaacaaagcattcaagatggcTTTTCTGAAAGCATATGGTcgtatgcattcacaaagagatgatctgaaattggaacttatgtttaaaagggaagcagagcataaaagtttggaaaatttgcagcctgaccatgcagtagaaaagaaaaacccattttctggggagaaattccagccaccagctgcagaaatttgcataagtaatgagaaaccaaatgttaatagccaagacaatggggaaaatgtcttgaGGGCATTTCAAAGATCTTTACAGTAGCCCCTCCCAgcataggcccagaggcctaaagggaaaaatggtttcctgggccctgctgctctttgcagccttgggacatggtgccctgtgtcccaggcactccagctccagccatggctaaaaggggctaaGGCACAGCTctggccattgcttcagagggtgcaagccccaagcatTGGAGGCTTTCTTGTGGTGTTGGGCATGCAGGTGTGCAGAAAACAGGAGTTGAGGTTTGAAAAcctcctcctagatttcagaggctatatggaaacacctggatgtccaggcagaagtctgctgcaggggtgaagccctcatggagatcctctactagggcaatgcagatGAGAAATATGAGgttagagcccccacacagagttcccaatGGGGAGCCTagtagaactgtgagaagagggccactgcccttcagaccccagaatggtagctccactgacagtttgcaccatgtgcctggaaaagccacaggcatcCAACACCAGCCTGTAAAAGCAACCATGGGGGCTGTactctgcagagccacaggggcagggctgccaaaggccttgggagcccaccccttgtatcagcatgccctggatgtgagacatggagtcaaagatcattttggagctttaagatttaatggctgccctgctggatttcaggcttgcatggggcctgtagcccctctgtttgggccaatttctcccttttggaatgggagcatttacccaatgcctgtaaccccattgtatcttgaaaataattaacttgtttttgattttacagactcataggcagaaggaacttgccttgactcagatgagactttgtacttgtaattttgagttaatgctggagtGAGTTGactctgggggactgttgggaagacgtggttgttttgaaatgttagaagtacatgagatttgggagaggccagggcgGAATGAtgtagtttggctctgtgtccccaatcaaatctgatcttgaattgtaataatccccaagtgtcaagggagggacttagtgggaggtgattggatcacggggcgGTTTCTCCCATGtgtttcttgtgatagtgagttctcatgagatctgatggtttagaagtgtttggcagttcctacTCCTCacttattctctctcctgctgccatgtaagatgtggcttgcttccccttcgcctttcgccaggattgtaagtttcctaaggccttcccagccatgcagaattaagtcagttaaacttctcttctttataaattacccagtctcaggtagttctttatagcagtgtgaaaacagactaatacagtgatcCAGCTAAACTGCTTCCCTGGGTTGCCCCTAATGGTAGTGTCATTGGGTTAGATTCCCTAGGGAGGCTTTTCTAGTAAACTGCCAAAAGGTTGCTAGTGTTGTAGAAGGTAGGGTAAGTAAGAGAAGAAGATTTGAGATCCTAACTGTGATTCAGGTctcccagttttattttatttattttattagacagagtctcattctgtcacccaagctggagtgcagtggtgtaatctcggctcactgcaacctctgcctcctgggttcaagtgattctcctgcctcagccttccaagtagctgggactacaggcatgtgccactatgcctggctaattttttgtatttttggtagagacagtgtttcaccatgttaaccaggatagtcttgatctcctgacttcgtgatacacccaccttgccctcccaaaagtgctgggattaccagcatgagccaccacacccagcccccagttttattttttccagagagTAAAACTTAAGTCTTCTACCAGAGTGCGGAGGGAATCTCATGTTGTGGTAGTGGTGATATAATTAAACAGTCCTTCAACCAGATGTATCTAGGTTACCAACTACTGAGCCCTCTGGGGGTTCTGCTGTGCAAATCATATGATTTCTTGGCTTTTTCTCCTGCCAATTTAGGATTGGCTTTCTCCAGTCTGCTTTAGTCATTACCAGTTGCATAAGTGCTTTCCAGCTTCTAgtatttgttttctcatctcCCATTCTCTTGGCCTGACTGGTTTATGTCTCTTTGAAATTCTTTTGCTAAGTGGGGGTCAGAGGCATGAATTTATGTCTTCTCACATCAAATATATCTTATCCACCAGTACTTTTCTCTCATCATTTTAGTATTATCTCCCATCATTTAGCATTgcattatgttttaattatttgcctCCTTCACCAGAGTTTTTCAGAATCAAAGACCATGTCCTATTCCTCTCTAAATCCCCTGGACCAAGGCCTGGCACAGCACTGATTCTCAAGGGATGGAATGAGTGGATGGACCAACAAATGAGTAGTAGACAAATCTGCATCTATTAATCCTTTTCCCAGTGCTATACATATAAATGTTATTTGCCCGAATGAAAGATGGTCCTTATTTATAGAGTTTATTCATGCTTACTAATCCAAGCAGGAACTTTCCCTGAcatattttctgataaaatattgcttttagaatttttacagGTAAAACATCTACAAGAACTCAGAGGGCTAGTTTGAGTGATCCATGCACTGATAGTTCTAATAGCCTTTTGAGTACTTTCTAAACAGGGAGTGCACAAATGTACACTGTACACAGGAGGACAATGAAGATGTTCCCCCCTTGTCAGGGGGGGCAGTCAAGTATGATTGTTGCCCCTGAAAGGAGATGAAGCAAGAGAAACCTAAAGAGATGGGGTGGGAATTAACTATTCTGTTCCAACATGAATACAAGTGGAGTGTTAccatattttattcctttaaaccaagaaaggaaaccaaagaagaagaaaaagcaattaataaacattaggaaaatgcaaaccaaatcTGCGGTGCTATACTACTTTACACCTACCAGAATATCTCCATGCAACAAGACATATGATAACAAGTGCtgctgaggatgtggaaaaattggaaccctcatagaCAGCTGGTGggaatggtgcagccactttggaaaacatcttggcagttcctcaaaggtTAAACAGAGATTTACCATGTgatagcaattccactcctggctATGTCcatataaaaacatgtataagaatgttcataacaACATAATTCTTaatagctaggcacagtggctcacacctataattctagccctttaagaggctgaggtgagaggattgcttgaggccaggagcttgaaaccagcctaagcaacatagtaagaccccatctctacaaaaaataaaaaaaattagccaggctggtggtgtgcatctgtagtcctggctacttgggagggtgaagtgggaggatcacttgagcccagggttcaaggctgcagtgagccatgatcacaccactgcaatccagcctggacaacagaaatCCTGtgtgtcttaaaagaaaaaaaggcaatataaTTCATAATACAGTGGAAACAGttcaaatgtccattaactgatgagtggataaacaaaatatagtatatccatataatggaatattattcagccataagaagaaatgaagaacttacatgctacaacatggatgaatcttaaaaacattattaggaggccaaggcgggcggatcgcctgaggtcaggagtttgagaccagcctgcccaacatggtgaaaccccatctctactaaaaatccaaaaattagctgggcatggtggagggtgcttgtaatcccagctactcgggagactgaggcaggagaatcacttcaatctgggaggcggaggttgcagtgagccaatattgcggcactgtactccagcctgggtgacagaatcaagactccatcccaaaaaaacaaaacaaaaacattattataAGTGATAGAAGCTAGATGCAAAACACCATATATTGTATGACCCCATTTATATGTCTTGAATTATTGCAGAGCAAAAACATTCAGGGAATTCTCCCCGCTGGAGGTTGATGCCATTTCCTTTGCCtatgcttgaattttttttcttttcttcttcaaattttatttttaggaacagcattaacattttatgttatttttttctttttattttttaggaccCTGGTTTGATATGTACCTATCTGCTCGAGACTCCGTTGTTCTGAACTTTAATCCATTTATGGCTTTCAATCCTGACCCAAAATCTGAGTATAACGACCAGCTCACCCGGGCAACCAACATGACTGTTTCTGCCATTCGGTTTCTGAAGACACTCCGGGATGGCCTTCTGGAGCCAGAAGTGTTCCATTTGAACCCTGCAAAAAGTGACACTGACACCTTCAAGAGACTCATACGCTTTGTGCCTTCCTCTCTGTCCTGGTATGGGGCCTACCTAGTCAATGCATATCCCCTGGATATGTCCCAGTATTTTCGGCTTTTCAACTCAACTCGTTTACCCAAACCCAGTCGGGATGAACTCTTCACTGATGACAAGGCCAGACACCTCCTGGTCCTaaggaaaggaaatttttatatctttgatgTCCTGGATCAAGATGGGAACATTGTGAGCCCCTCAGAAATCCAGGCGCATCTGAAGTACATTCTCTCAGACAGCAGCCCCGCCCCCGAGTTTCCTCTGGCATACCTGACCAGTGAGAACCGAGACATctgggcagagctcaggcagAAGCTGATGAGTAGTGGCAATGAGGAAAGCCTGAGGAAAGTGGACTCGGCTGTGTTCTGCCTCTGCCTAGATGACTTCCCCATTAAGGACCTTGTCCACTTGTCCCACAACATGCTGCATGGGGATGGCACAAACCGCTGGTTTGATAAATCCTTTAACCTCATTATCGCCAAGGATGGCTCTGCTGCCGTCCACTTTGAGCACTCTTGGGGTGATGGTGTGGCAGTGCTCAGattttttaatgaagtatttAAAGACAGCACTCAGATCCCTGCCATCACTCCACAGAGCCAGCCAGCCACTGCTGACTCTACTGTCACTGTGCAGAAACTCAACTTCAAGCTGACTGATGCCTTAAAGACTGGCATCACGGCTGCTAAGGAGAAGTTTGATGCCACCATGAAAACCCTCACTATCGACTGCCTCCAGTTTCAGAGGGGAGGCAAAGAATTCCTGAAAAAGCAGAAGCTGAGTCCTGATGCAGTTGCCCAGTTGGCCTTCCAGATGGCCTTCCTGCGGCAGTACGGGCAGACAGTGGCCACCTATGAGTCCTGTAGCACTGCCGCATTCAAGCACGGCCGCACTGAGACCATCCGTCCGGCCTCCATCTATACAAAAAGGTGCTCTGAGGCCTTTGTCAGGGAGCCCTCCAGGCACAGTGCTGGCGAGCTTCAACAGATGATGGCTGAATGTTCCAAGTACCATGGCCAGCTGACCAAAGAAGCAGCAATGGgtgaggcaggggtggggagcaTGCCCTTGGGTCTTGTCCTCAGTGCTTGAGTAAGCAAGCCTAAGTCATATTCTACTCCAAATCTGATTTCTACCCCTTCACTAAGTTTAATCCTTCGCCAACTCcccaaataaattttcttttctaccctAGCAGTCTGAACAGCCACACTAGCCACTAGGGATCAGAATGTTCTTGCCTCCTAAGCAGGCATGGGGGAATGCATGTGACTTTGTGCTCATTTAAGGTCACTCTGAGCTGTGACgtgtcattctttttcttttttttggagacagtttccctccttcatccaggctggagtgcaatggcatgatcttggctcactgcaacctctgcccccaggttcaagtgattctcctgcctctgcctcccgagtagctgggataataggcacccaccaccatgcctggctaatttttgtatttttggtagagacggggttttgccattttggctggtcttgaactcctgacctcaggtgatccccccgccttggcttcccaaagtgctaggattacagacatgagccaccgcgcctggccctttttggagacacagtctcattctgtcacccaggctggggtgcagtggtgcaatcatggcttactgcagcgtCAACTTCCttggctcaaacaatcttcctgcctcagtctcccaagtagctgggactacaggcatgcaccaccatgcctggctaataatttgtttttgatggaatttgttgcccaggctggaatacaatggcacaatctcggctcactgcaacctctgcctcctgggttcaggtaattctcctgcctcagcctcctgagtagctgggactacaggctcacagcACCATgcccaatttttatattttcagcagagaaggggtttcactgtgttggccaggctggtcttaaactccagacctcgtgatccacctgcctcgccctcccaaagtgctgggattacaggtgtgagccaccactccgggcctaatttttaaaattttttgtagagatgaggtcccactgcattgcccaggctggtctcaaactcctgggctcaagcaatcctcctgcctcggcctcccaaagcactaggattataggcgtgcaccgcTGCACCCAGTCTCCTTTTTCTGTTACTCATTGGTTATCAGACTGACTTTTGAAAATGTAGGATTTCTAAACTTGTGGCCCCACTAACTTCACCTCAGTTGTAGTGTGTCTGCTCTCTGTAAACAGGTCATCTCAGAAACTCTTCCCAGTTGTCATCTGTCATTACctttctttgataaaattcaagaCCTGGAAAGGACCTGG
It encodes:
- the CPT2 gene encoding carnitine O-palmitoyltransferase 2, mitochondrial, yielding MVPRLLLRAWPRGPAVGPGAPRRPLSACSGPGQYLQRSIVPTMHYQDSLPRLPIPKLEDTIRRYLSAQKPLLDDGQFRKTEQFCKNFENGIGKELHEQLVAQDKQNKHTSYISGPWFDMYLSARDSVVLNFNPFMAFNPDPKSEYNDQLTRATNMTVSAIRFLKTLRDGLLEPEVFHLNPAKSDTDTFKRLIRFVPSSLSWYGAYLVNAYPLDMSQYFRLFNSTRLPKPSRDELFTDDKARHLLVLRKGNFYIFDVLDQDGNIVSPSEIQAHLKYILSDSSPAPEFPLAYLTSENRDIWAELRQKLMSSGNEESLRKVDSAVFCLCLDDFPIKDLVHLSHNMLHGDGTNRWFDKSFNLIIAKDGSAAVHFEHSWGDGVAVLRFFNEVFKDSTQIPAITPQSQPATADSTVTVQKLNFKLTDALKTGITAAKEKFDATMKTLTIDCLQFQRGGKEFLKKQKLSPDAVAQLAFQMAFLRQYGQTVATYESCSTAAFKHGRTETIRPASIYTKRCSEAFVREPSRHSAGELQQMMAECSKYHGQLTKEAAMGQGFDRHLFALRHLAAAKGIILPELYLDPAYGQINHNVLSTSTLSSPAVNLGGFAPVVSDGFGVGYAVHGNWIGCNVSSYPGRNAREFLQCVEKALEDMFDALEGKSIKS